The segment CATGCTTGCTTAGTTTAGTTTTGCTTTGAAATTACGAAATAATAACTCCACAAAATGGCAATGGAAATTGATTCATCTGTCTTACTGTGAGTTTCTTTACTTTTACCACTCAATTAAAATTATTTACGCATGAAGGCGAAACTATTTTTTTATACTTCTGTATTCCTACTCACCGGTTACACAGCCGCCTGTACGGATAAGAAAACAACGGGGTCAAATGAAACCGGTGCTGACACAATGCAGTTGCCACCAGTAGAAACGAAAGCTGCAAACACAAATTATAAACCTGCCTTCGCCGGACAAACAAGAATTGGCGGAGTTAAAACAACCACAGCTTATAAAGTAGAAAAACTTGCTGATAAAATAGGACGTCCCTGGGCCATTACGCCAATGCCCGACGGACGTTTACTGATCACCGATAAAAGAGGTGGCTTTTTGCAGATCTTCGATGCGAATGGTGTGCTGGTAAAAAAGATTGAAGGTTTGCCGGCGGTTGATGCAGGTGGACAAGGTGGTTTGCTTGATGTGGCACTTGATCCATCATTCAGCAGCAATAACATGATCTACTGGTCGTATTCAGAAAAATATGATGTTGGTAATTTAACAGCAGTTGCAAAAGGTAAGTTAAACGAAGCAGCAGGAACGGTTGAAAACGTCACCGTTATCTTTCGTGCAACACCCGCACTGGCTGGCTCTACTTATCACTATGGTTCACGCATTGTGTTTGATAAAGACGGAACCATGTTTGTAAGTTCTGGCGAACGCTCTAATCTCGATGGAAGAGTGCAGGCGCAAAAATTATC is part of the Lacibacter sediminis genome and harbors:
- a CDS encoding PQQ-dependent sugar dehydrogenase, yielding MKAKLFFYTSVFLLTGYTAACTDKKTTGSNETGADTMQLPPVETKAANTNYKPAFAGQTRIGGVKTTTAYKVEKLADKIGRPWAITPMPDGRLLITDKRGGFLQIFDANGVLVKKIEGLPAVDAGGQGGLLDVALDPSFSSNNMIYWSYSEKYDVGNLTAVAKGKLNEAAGTVENVTVIFRATPALAGSTYHYGSRIVFDKDGTMFVSSGERSNLDGRVQAQKLSSGLGKVFKITTDGKPAPGNPFINQPGVMPEIYAYGNRNVQSLDIHPVTGELWEAEFGPRGGDELNIIKPGKNYGWPIITYGIEYGGDKIGDAIQQKEGMEQPVYYWDPVLSPGGMAFYKSKTIPEWENNLFIGGLSSSHIVRLVIKDNKVVGEERLLADKGERFRDVAYFNGMLYAVTDAGSIYRISKQ